A genome region from Micromonospora peucetia includes the following:
- a CDS encoding DUF349 domain-containing protein produces MSDWTAFGRVDADGTVYVKTTDGERVVGSWQAGAPEEGLAHFARRFDDLVTEVNLTEARLKSGAADAGHSLTTIRRIRASLAEAHVVGDIDALAARLDRLATVAEEKAGEAKAARDAARVEALARKQALVEEAEKLAAESTGWKTAGDRLKEILDEWKAIRGVDKKTDGELWKRFAAARDGFTRRRGAHFASLDSQRKQAQTVKEELVAEAEKIKDSTEWAATANQLKDLMNQWKAAPRASKEAEQKLWERFRAAQDEFFTRRSEVFSARDNEQRGNLERKQALLAEAEALDVDGDPKGAQARLRDIQAQWHEAGRVPREAATGLERRLRVIDEKVREVMDSAWRRTTKEDNPLLAQMRVQVAEAEERLARAQAAGDARRVKEAEQALASKRQFLQLAEQAG; encoded by the coding sequence ATGAGCGACTGGACTGCCTTCGGACGGGTGGACGCGGACGGCACCGTGTACGTCAAGACCACCGACGGTGAGCGGGTGGTCGGATCGTGGCAGGCGGGAGCGCCCGAGGAGGGACTGGCGCACTTCGCCCGCCGCTTCGACGACCTGGTGACGGAGGTCAACCTGACGGAAGCCCGGCTCAAGTCGGGCGCCGCCGACGCCGGCCACTCACTGACCACGATCCGGCGGATCCGTGCCTCGCTCGCCGAGGCGCACGTCGTCGGCGACATCGACGCGCTGGCGGCGCGGCTGGACCGGCTCGCCACGGTCGCCGAGGAGAAGGCCGGCGAAGCCAAGGCCGCCCGGGACGCGGCCCGAGTCGAGGCGCTCGCCCGCAAGCAGGCCCTGGTGGAGGAGGCGGAGAAGCTGGCCGCCGAGTCGACCGGCTGGAAGACCGCCGGGGACCGGCTCAAGGAGATCCTCGACGAGTGGAAGGCCATCCGCGGGGTCGACAAGAAGACCGACGGTGAGCTGTGGAAGCGGTTCGCCGCCGCGCGGGACGGCTTCACCCGCCGCCGGGGTGCCCACTTCGCCTCCCTCGACTCGCAGCGCAAGCAGGCGCAGACGGTCAAGGAGGAGTTGGTCGCCGAGGCCGAGAAGATCAAGGACTCCACCGAGTGGGCGGCCACCGCCAACCAGCTCAAGGACCTGATGAACCAGTGGAAGGCCGCTCCGCGGGCTTCCAAGGAGGCAGAGCAGAAGCTCTGGGAGCGGTTCCGGGCCGCGCAGGACGAGTTCTTCACCCGGCGCAGCGAGGTCTTCTCCGCCCGCGACAACGAGCAGCGGGGCAACCTGGAGCGCAAGCAGGCGCTGCTCGCCGAGGCCGAGGCGCTGGACGTCGACGGCGACCCGAAGGGCGCGCAGGCCAGGCTGCGGGACATCCAGGCGCAGTGGCACGAGGCCGGCCGGGTGCCCCGTGAGGCGGCAACCGGGCTGGAGCGCCGGCTGCGCGTCATCGACGAGAAGGTCCGTGAGGTGATGGACTCCGCGTGGCGGCGTACCACCAAGGAGGACAACCCCCTGCTCGCCCAGATGCGGGTGCAGGTCGCCGAGGCCGAGGAGCGGTTGGCCCGGGCCCAGGCGGCCGGGGACGCCCGCCGGGTCAAGGAGGCCGAGCAGGCGCTGGCCTCCAAGCGGCAGTTCCTCCAGCTCGCCGAGCAGGCCGGCTGA
- the miaB gene encoding tRNA (N6-isopentenyl adenosine(37)-C2)-methylthiotransferase MiaB, translating into MTTAAASSPRTYQVRTYGCQMNVHDSERISGLLEQAGYVRTAEADDNPDVMVFNTCAVRENADNRLYGNLGHLRPVKARHPGMQIAVGGCLAQKDRGEIVRKAPWVDVVFGTHNIGSLPVLLERARHNAAAEVEILESLDVFPSTLPTRRESTYAGWVSISVGCNNTCTFCIVPALRGKEKDRRPGDILSEVRALVDEGVLEVTLLGQNVNSYGTEFGDRLAFGKLLRACGGIEGLERVRFTSPHPKDFTDDVIAAMAETPNVCPSLHMPLQSGSDDVLRAMRRSYRADRYLGIIEKVRAAMPDAAITTDIIVGFPGETDADFERTLDVVRAARFSSAFTFQYSKRPGTPAATMDGQLPKQVVQERYERLIACVEEITWAENRKLVGEPVEVLVAVGEGRKDERTGRMSGRARDGRLVHFAAGSYDGRIRPGDIVRTTVTYAAPHHLNADGEPLAHRRTRAGDAAEAGRAPRTPGVLLGLPTIGAPATAPAPTTGCTAH; encoded by the coding sequence ATGACTACCGCAGCGGCGAGCAGCCCGCGCACCTATCAGGTGCGCACCTACGGCTGCCAGATGAACGTGCACGACTCCGAGCGCATTTCCGGCCTGCTGGAGCAGGCGGGCTACGTGCGCACCGCCGAAGCCGACGACAACCCGGACGTGATGGTGTTCAACACCTGCGCCGTGCGGGAGAACGCCGACAACCGGCTCTACGGCAACCTCGGTCACCTGCGCCCCGTCAAAGCCAGGCACCCGGGGATGCAGATCGCCGTGGGCGGCTGCCTGGCCCAGAAGGACCGGGGCGAGATCGTCCGCAAGGCGCCCTGGGTCGACGTGGTGTTCGGCACGCACAACATCGGGTCGCTGCCGGTGTTGCTGGAGCGGGCCAGGCACAACGCGGCGGCCGAGGTGGAGATCCTCGAATCCCTCGACGTCTTCCCCTCGACCCTGCCCACCCGCCGCGAGTCCACGTACGCCGGCTGGGTGTCGATCTCCGTCGGCTGCAACAACACCTGCACGTTCTGCATCGTGCCCGCTCTGCGGGGCAAGGAGAAGGACCGCCGCCCCGGCGACATCCTCTCCGAGGTCCGCGCCCTGGTCGACGAGGGCGTGCTGGAGGTGACGCTGCTCGGGCAGAACGTCAACTCCTACGGCACCGAGTTCGGCGATCGGCTCGCCTTCGGCAAGCTGCTGCGCGCCTGTGGCGGCATCGAAGGGCTGGAGCGGGTCCGGTTCACCAGCCCGCACCCGAAGGACTTCACCGACGACGTGATCGCCGCGATGGCCGAGACGCCCAACGTCTGCCCCTCGCTGCACATGCCGCTCCAGTCGGGCTCCGACGACGTGCTGCGTGCGATGCGCCGCTCGTACCGGGCCGACCGCTACCTGGGCATCATCGAAAAGGTCCGGGCGGCGATGCCGGACGCGGCGATCACCACGGACATCATCGTCGGCTTCCCCGGTGAGACCGACGCCGACTTCGAGCGCACCCTCGACGTGGTCCGTGCGGCCCGCTTCTCCTCCGCGTTCACCTTCCAGTACTCGAAGCGCCCCGGCACGCCGGCCGCCACAATGGACGGCCAGTTGCCCAAGCAGGTCGTGCAGGAGCGCTACGAACGGCTGATCGCCTGCGTGGAGGAGATCACCTGGGCGGAGAACCGGAAGCTCGTGGGGGAGCCCGTCGAGGTGCTGGTCGCCGTCGGTGAGGGGCGCAAGGACGAGCGCACGGGTCGGATGTCCGGCCGTGCCCGCGACGGCCGTCTGGTCCACTTCGCGGCGGGTTCGTACGACGGTCGGATCCGCCCCGGCGACATCGTGCGCACCACCGTGACCTACGCCGCCCCGCACCACCTCAACGCCGACGGCGAGCCGCTGGCACACCGGCGCACCCGGGCCGGCGACGCGGCCGAGGCGGGGCGTGCCCCGCGTACGCCGGGGGTGCTGCTCGGGCTGCCCACGATCGGTGCGCCGGCCACGGCGCCCGCGCCGACGACGGGCTGCACCGCGCACTGA
- a CDS encoding DUF2277 family protein, producing the protein MCRSIKTLREPYVAEVSPADVDAAALQYVRKISGFRKPAAHNAAAFDTAVAAVAAATATLLSELEVRGARSAGAAT; encoded by the coding sequence ATGTGTCGGAGCATCAAGACCCTGCGTGAGCCGTACGTCGCCGAGGTGAGCCCGGCCGACGTCGACGCCGCGGCGTTGCAGTACGTCCGCAAGATCTCGGGTTTCCGCAAGCCCGCCGCCCACAACGCCGCAGCCTTCGACACGGCGGTCGCCGCGGTCGCCGCAGCCACCGCGACCCTGCTCAGCGAGCTGGAGGTACGCGGCGCCCGCTCCGCCGGCGCGGCGACCTGA
- the selD gene encoding selenide, water dikinase SelD: MGMTEPVRLTRYARGGGCACKIPPGELETMVAGLGPATGTTELLVGLDHGDDAAVVRLDERTGLVTTADFFTPVVDDAYDWGRIAATNALSDVYAMGGTPLVALNLLCWPRDVLPLELAREVLRGGQDVARDAGCHLAGGHSVDDEGPKYGLAVTGVVRPEELITLDAGRAGLPLSLTKPLGVGVLNTRHKATGESFPEAVAAMTTLNRDAARAAVAAGVRCGTDVTGFGLLGHASKLARASRLTVAIDAARVPYLAGARDAVRDGHVSGGSRRNLEWVTGWTDFGGTGEDERLLLADAQTSGGLLVAGELPGATVIGELLPPGQHRVVVR; this comes from the coding sequence GTGGGGATGACCGAACCGGTACGGCTGACCCGGTACGCCCGGGGTGGCGGCTGCGCGTGCAAGATTCCCCCGGGAGAGCTGGAGACCATGGTCGCCGGGCTCGGCCCGGCCACCGGCACCACCGAGCTGCTCGTCGGGCTCGACCACGGCGACGACGCCGCCGTGGTCCGGCTCGACGAGCGCACCGGCCTGGTCACCACCGCCGACTTCTTCACCCCCGTCGTCGATGACGCGTACGACTGGGGGCGCATCGCCGCGACCAACGCCCTTTCCGACGTGTACGCCATGGGCGGCACCCCCCTCGTCGCGCTCAACCTGCTCTGCTGGCCGCGCGACGTGCTGCCGCTGGAGCTGGCCCGGGAGGTGCTGCGCGGCGGTCAGGACGTGGCCCGCGACGCCGGCTGCCACCTCGCCGGCGGGCACAGCGTCGACGACGAGGGCCCCAAGTACGGGCTGGCCGTCACCGGGGTGGTCCGGCCGGAGGAGCTGATCACCCTGGACGCGGGCCGGGCCGGCCTGCCGCTGTCGCTGACCAAGCCGCTCGGCGTCGGGGTGCTCAACACCCGGCACAAGGCCACCGGGGAGAGCTTCCCCGAGGCGGTCGCCGCGATGACCACCCTCAACCGGGACGCGGCGCGGGCCGCGGTGGCGGCCGGTGTCCGCTGCGGCACCGACGTGACCGGCTTCGGCCTGCTCGGGCACGCGTCCAAGCTGGCCCGGGCGAGCCGGCTGACGGTGGCGATCGACGCGGCCCGGGTGCCCTACCTGGCCGGCGCCCGGGACGCGGTGCGCGACGGGCACGTCAGCGGCGGCAGCCGGCGCAACCTGGAGTGGGTCACCGGGTGGACCGACTTCGGCGGGACCGGCGAGGACGAGCGGCTGTTGCTGGCAGACGCGCAGACCTCGGGCGGCCTGCTGGTCGCCGGTGAGCTGCCGGGCGCCACCGTGATCGGCGAGCTGCTGCCACCCGGGCAACACCGCGTCGTCGTGCGCTGA
- a CDS encoding amino acid ABC transporter ATP-binding protein, with protein sequence MNDVTTGEPLIVLDSVNKWFGPLHVLDDVSLSVGRGEVVVVIGPSGSGKSTLCRTINRLEPISSGTITFDGQPLPAEGKALAKLRSEVGMVFQSFNLFAHKTILENVTLGPVKVRKEKPAAARERGLALLDRVGIANQADKFPAQLSGGQQQRVAIARALAMQPKAMLFDEPTSALDPEMVGEVLDVMTSLAREGMTMVVVTHEMGFARHAANRVIFMADGQLVEDAPPAEFFANPRSERAKDFLSKILTH encoded by the coding sequence GTGAACGACGTGACGACGGGCGAACCGCTCATCGTGCTGGACTCGGTCAACAAGTGGTTCGGGCCGCTGCACGTGCTGGACGACGTCTCACTGTCGGTCGGGCGCGGCGAGGTGGTCGTGGTGATCGGCCCGTCGGGCTCCGGCAAGTCGACGCTGTGCCGCACCATCAACCGCCTCGAACCGATCAGCTCCGGCACGATCACCTTCGACGGGCAGCCGCTACCGGCCGAGGGCAAGGCGCTGGCGAAGCTGCGCAGCGAGGTCGGCATGGTCTTCCAGTCGTTCAACCTCTTCGCGCACAAGACGATCCTCGAGAACGTCACTCTCGGACCGGTCAAGGTCCGCAAGGAGAAGCCTGCGGCGGCGCGCGAGCGCGGCCTGGCCCTGCTGGACCGGGTGGGCATCGCGAACCAGGCCGACAAGTTCCCGGCCCAGCTCTCCGGCGGTCAGCAGCAGCGGGTCGCGATCGCCCGAGCGCTGGCCATGCAGCCCAAGGCGATGCTCTTCGACGAGCCGACCAGCGCGCTGGACCCGGAGATGGTCGGCGAGGTGCTGGACGTGATGACGTCGCTGGCCCGCGAGGGCATGACCATGGTCGTGGTCACCCACGAGATGGGCTTCGCCCGGCACGCGGCGAACCGCGTCATCTTCATGGCCGACGGCCAACTGGTCGAGGACGCGCCGCCGGCCGAGTTCTTCGCCAACCCGCGCAGCGAGCGGGCCAAGGACTTCCTCTCCAAGATCCTCACGCACTAG